Proteins from one Setaria italica strain Yugu1 chromosome V, Setaria_italica_v2.0, whole genome shotgun sequence genomic window:
- the LOC101784342 gene encoding B-box zinc finger protein 22, translated as MKVLCSACEAAEARVLCCADEAALCARCDRDVHAANRLAGKHRRLPLHPPAAASAPTCDICQESHAYFFCVEDRALLCRSCDVVVHTANAFVSGHRRFLLTGVQVGLQPDAQDPEQPHPPTSAASAAPAPAAPLPTPLPPPAKKARTSPAPLYSDDDIDWAVAGGPDVGIAGNLPDWPLVDEQFSAPVPRPAAEAHVTRTPSKRSPRRPLAAAFTVQGGLAGGMPDWPLDEFFGFSEFNTGLGFTENGTSKADSGKLGSTDGSPAGRSSSDTAQDFFGQVPEFHHWSVPELPSPPTASGLHWQGGPRHGAAAADTAAVSVPDISAPEEMLT; from the exons ATGAAGGTGCTCTGCTCCGCGTGCGAGGCGGCCGAGGCGCGCGTGCTCTGCTGCGCCGACGAGGCCGCCCTCTGCGCGCGCTGCGACCGCGACGTGCACGCCGCCAACCGCCTCGCCGgcaagcaccgccgcctcccgctccacccgcccgccgccgcctccgcgcccacCTGCGACATCTGCCAG GAGTCCCACGCCTACTTCTTCTGCGTCGAGGACCGCGCGCTGCTCTGCCGGAGCTGCGACGTAGTCGTGCACACGGCCAACGCCTTCGTCTCCGGGCACCGCAGGTTCCTCCTCACCGGCGTCCAGGTCGGCCTGCAGCCCGACGCCCAGGACCCGGAGCAGCCGCATCCCccgacctccgccgcctccgcagcaccagcaccagcagctccCCTCCCaacgcccctgccgccgcccgccaagaAGGCGCGCACCAGCCCGGCACCGCTCTACAGCGACGACGACATCGActgggcggtggccggcggtcCGGACGTCGGCATCGCCGGGAACCTGCCGGACTGGCCGCTCGTCGACGAGCAGTTCAGCGCTCCGGTGCCGAGAcccgcggcggaggcgcacGTGACCAGAACCCCGTCCAAGCGGAGCCCCCGGCGGCCACTCGCGGCGGCGTTCACCGTCCAGGGCGGCCTTGCAGGGGGCATGCCGGACTGGCCGCTGGACGAGTTCTTCGGCTTCTCGGAGTTCAACACCGGCCTCGGCTTCACCGAAAATGGAACGTCCAAG GCTGACAGCGGGAAGCTCGGGAGCACCGACGGGTCGCCGGCGGGCCGGTCGTCGTCGGACACGGCGCAGGACTTCTTCGGGCAGGTGCCGGAGTTCCACCACTGGTCCGTGCCGGAGCTCCCCTCCCCGCCCACGGCCTCGGGCCTCCACTGGCAGGGCGGCCcgcgccacggcgccgccgccgccgacaccgcCGCGGTGTCCGTGCCGGACATCTCCGCGCCGGAGGAGATGTTGACGTGA